The Epinephelus lanceolatus isolate andai-2023 chromosome 16, ASM4190304v1, whole genome shotgun sequence nucleotide sequence GGATCTGCCAAGAAGAACGGGATAAACTTCTTAAACATTTGCAAAATTTACCCAAGAAGACTTAAAGCTGTAACTGCTGCCAGAGGGGGCTCTACAAACTACTGAATTTAAGACCTGTTTACTTACGTAAATGAgagatttcttcttttttttctaataaattagcaaaacaatgtaaaaacatGCTTCATTTGTCATCGTGGGTCATTCAGTCTAGATTAATGTGcaaaaatgtcatttatttaaaattacGACACAAAGTGTGCAAAAAGTGAAGGGGTCTGAACTTTTTCTGAGACCACAGTGTACACTGAAGACGGCTATAACACAATGTGAAATAACAGTTGAGTAAGTAGACAAAAAAGACGTGCAAAAATTAAAGCCCAAAACACTATCTTGTCTTGGTGAGACAAAAGGACGGAGAGACCAACACCCACTAGGTTTTCAATAAAGTTTATATAAAGCTGTCTCTGGGGTGGTCCCACACTGAAAGTGTCTGAAAGGGGGAAAAAGGTCCTTCTCcacctctgtttgtctctgtgtaaaTACCTGACTCAGTTAGAGAAGAGCAGTGGGAGAATAATGGCGAAGAAACAGACGAAGAAATCTAAACTGTTTCTGTAGATGTTTTTATAAAGCTGCCAGCCTGTGTACCAGTTTAAttaaatttacacacacacttctagGAACAGAGGGAGAAACAAAGAGCAcatgtggagagagagagaggggtcttttacatttatttgaacAGAGATATACTATTTGGAGTGAAGCAGCACCTCATAAACCACAGTCACATAAACAAGAAGAGAGATGGACACCACTCCagagattgtgtgtgtttgtgtacgcCCAGGTGCATGTGTTGTGAGGCTGTGTATTGttcatgtcaaaatgtcacataaatTCTCGCAGCACATACCTCATCTTCACTTCATATGAAACTAATGAAGGATTTTTGATTTATATTGCAttgctggtgatgtcatttctcAGAGCTCCTGGCTAATGTTTGATTGAATGTTTCTTGGCTTGTTCAAATATTTGAAACTGTTGTCGGATCTATCCCGGCCCGACTTGTTTAAAgtgctggagagagagaggaaggatgTCCCACTTCACACGTCAGTGGGATTTAGAGGGTGAAAGGAGTTCTGAAATATAGTTGTGTGTAGGAAGTCTATTTCTAGAAACTTTtgctatttttgtattttttacattaaaggggcactccaACAATTTAACATGCAAAAGTCAATTTAGTGCTGCACAACAAATGTCTTCTGAGGGTCTGTAGCAGCTTTATAGTCTGAGAAAATTAGgctacttaaaggtccagtgtgtaggatttagggggatatattggcagaaatgtaatataatatactgAAAAAATTTAGTATATAatcatgttgcaccaccatggttctacagtggcccagaatggacaaaccaaatagtaaacataaaacatgaaaactgctttaatcagtgtttttacttgaAATTACCTGATCCGaaaaggaggagacctctgcagctAATGTGGCTCCTGATAAAAACTTCCTAATGTCAACATCTTAAGTTATCTGAGAAAAGGGTGATCACACATCTCTGATGAGCCaatcagcatcagagaaacactgatgtgaactgctttattcagggtATACACCTGCATCACAGggtatgtttgttttggagaggaagacacatttgcagataattcagctcctggtcaaaacctcctgaacaatgaatactaaaggaattctaaccagggagaagtttcagctgcttgCAGTCTACAAttctcactgctagatgccactaaatggCCCTAAAAGGTATACACTGGTTCACCTTTGACTGGTTCACCTTTTAACGGAAAGCCTTTGTAACAAATAGAATTTGAAAGTTGCAGGTGTTTACCAGCCAGAGAGACTGTAATATAGGAAGTCATCAAATTGCATTATTCTAAGtctattaaaatattaattaattaatttgacaATTCTCATCAAATCTGTGTCTCCAAAACTTTATGAAAGTGCAGTGCTAATAGCAGAATTATGACCATATAAGCAGGGATGTATTTACAGAACTGCCTAAATGAGGCAGAGATTTAAACTTTTTTCGTTTTTAATGCATCTTCTTCTAGGGAAAATTAAGCTTTAATATTCCGTTTAAATctagggggggaaaaaaacaaaactttttggGGGGGTTTTCTTTGTTCTCACATTGTAGGCTAATGCAGCCTCAGGCTGGCAAATTCAATACAGGAgattaaaaagtggaaaaagtTATAGTGACACGCAGTTATGTCCTATAAAAAGATAATAGTTATCACAATATtttcaaaattacatttgaaacaaCTTCTTGAATATTTTCGGAATAAAAATCAACTTGATTGTTTGACATTATTTTGCGTGTTGATTTATCTTTATAATATATAGGCACCAAATACAGGGGAATAAACAGTAATACGGTCCATACCATCGGTGGAATATTTACATTATGGTcttataataaaaatatgagtcataattaatattatacaagttagttccggccctgcaatctgattggtcgagagacagtaaaaccgtgacgatattggagtacaacatcacagttatttcactgtgtatgtatcactccgcctcacagctgattgcaatcaacaatcaaatcaaaactgacggttagtgtcagttaggtcagcagttgcactgtaggctaattaattcatccactgtcaaacagccaaaaatatggatttatttcctaaaatgagttttgaattgaactatgaatggtcatcagaggaagatgagggagaggaaaagctgaatccatctgagcacacatccaggtttgtcagtgtttcatcagcggagctcaatgacttggagaaaagcaacatactgtcagatcagaaggcagagttggctgtgcctgtgaagcgacagtccaccatgcagtcaccagagacttatttcaccggctgcacaattaatggaaatgtgcagataaatgtgtataaagagtaagtgcctggcacgccatgtctgcgttacatagcaacggtgacagcggagtcctgagggaactatttttgttggcggaagacaaataaaatgcttaaattatctattttgtcctcatttttcaacatttcttaatcagccttgcttatttaactgttgaactgttgtcggcctgcggcctcgtgcctatacgaccgaatcacagcagtgacgatatcacagtacaacatcactcactctcgtgtgatattgcttaaatagcATAATATGAATATAGTTTAATGATGATTAATACAAAACGCTCAGAAAACGTTTGACAGGCTTTTGGTTACCACGGCGACCGAGGTGCGTCACCATTTAAGAACCGGCCTGAGTAGCGCACAGAGGTTTCGCTCCCCTAGCAAGACCAAAATAACGTGGAAAGTACGACTTGTCGTCTTTCTTTTTACGTGTCCCACGGAAAGGCATGTGGTAATATCACAATACACGACTAGTCTGATTTTTATCCAACCGAAACGTTTCAATCTCTGACAGCGGAACGGTTTATTCTGTACCACACGGGGCCGGTAGCTTCAGGGGCGGAAACCACATCCGCAAACAAACGTAACGCTCGTTAGCTAGCAACAGCTTTACTGCGATGTAAACACATGTGTGGAGCGACGGTCGACTAAGAGCAAAGGAtatgtttaaaaacacatttcaaagtgGATTCTTGTCTATATTGTACAGCATTGGCAGCAAACCACTGCAGATATGGGACAAAAAGGTGAGCAGCAACTCAGACTGAATGCTGTGTGGGGCATCGAGCTTCCTTAGCTAGCCgtgctaacgctagctagcgTTGTGTTTGTTGGGCTTCGCGGAAAATTGTCCTTTCTGTAGTAGTGTGTTTCGGATGCATTGTTCAAACGACTGAATAAGCCTGTGATAGTTGCATATGCCGTTCACATTCAGTTTAATAAGTGGGGTTAATCTGCAACggcaaaagaaaaaagtaagacAAACTCCCTGATTTAGTTATGAGGCCAACTCTCAATGGCTTTTTCAAGGGTCTTCCCAGTTAacattgtctgttgttgataTTTTGAAACTAGATATAGGTTACAGCAGTGATTGAAACAGTGGTATTTACCTGGTTGGGAGTTTGGGGATTTGTGGCGCTGAAAAAATATGGAAATTTGTATTACCATGATGCTGGCAAATACATAAAGTGACGAGTTCAGAAAGCTCCTGGTTCCCACTGACTGTAAAATATAACTACAACAGGGTAAAAGGTGGGCCCAAAAGTGCTTTTGCCAAGCAACAGTTAAGAATGGTAAAATATAGAACGTCATAATTTGTTAAAGACAGTTTGAGGTTAGCTAACTTACAACACTTTTAATATGTAGACAGTCTTGACAGTATTCGCAGACTTCATGTTAATTGACTACTCCCACATCAGCATCTGAATTATAGCCTGACTGATGAAAGATTTAAGAGGCCAATACAATCTTGTAATTTTCAGGCAGAGGTATATATCAAATGGATATATCAGCGATGAACTAATATCTGTGATGTTTATTATGGTAACAGCGCTCCTTACCAGTGAGATACAGCTTGATTTCTCCATATAAACTTTAAGAAAAACAATATTTCTGTTTGTTCGCAGGTGAGGAATGGTCACATCAAAAGAATCACAGACAATGACATCCATTCACTGGTGCTGGAGGTTGAGGGGACAAATGTCAGGTGAGTTTGTGTTTGAACTGAATCCTCAGCTCAGGTCGGCTCATTCGAGCTCTACACACCCTCATCGGCACCCCTCATCTTTTCATTTCTTCTACTCCTTGCAGTACCACATATATAACATGTCCCGCAGACCCAAAGAAGACATTGGGCATCAAGCTTCCTTTTCTGGTCATGATCATCAAAAACCTCAAGAAGTATTTCACCTTCGAAGTCCAGGTAGGGTAGGCAGTCCTGCAGATACAGACCCCCTTTCCATATACTCATATGTATCTGTGCACAACCTACAGCATGTGTGCTATGATTCATGGTCACTCAACGCTTTCTCCCCATCTTTTACAACTTGTAGGTGTTAGATGATAAAAACGTTCGTCGGCGGTTTCGAGCCAGTAACTATCAGAGCACGACACGGGTGAAGCCGTTTATCTGCACCATGCCTATGAGACTGGATGACGGCTGGAACCAGATTCAGTTCAACCTGTCGGACTTCACCAGGAGGGCCTATGGGACCAACTACATTGAAACACTGCGTGTACAGGTTAGTGAACAGAGACAGATGGGGAACCAGCTGTCTCCTAGCGTGACTGTAGAATCCCCACAGTGAATTTCTAAGACTGTATCGTCTCTCTGTTGCTCATGTCTGACCTGTTTTCTTCTCAGATCCACGCCAACTGTCGCATAAGGAGAGTGTATTTCTCAGACAGGCTGTATTCTGAGGAGGAGCTCCCGGCAGAGTTTAAACTTTACCTGCCTGTACAGAACCAGAAGGCTAAggtgaaacacacaaacaaacaaacgctACACATAACCACCTAATTGCGTTTGCATGTCACAGTAATGTTACTTATGGGAATATTTTCATCATGATAACAACTAAGAGTCAAATAAGCAGATTAGAAAGTGGATAGTTGGACGTCTAGATGTCTGTCTTAACACTTGtccatttgtgtgtttgtttcttgcaGCAGTGAAGAGTCTCTCCCTGCAGTGTTCCCCCAGATTCGACGTGGAGCTGtgagattgttttgtgtttagaCTCTTGTGTTGCTCCCTGCGCAATAAAGTTTTTTATGGACTCGTGTCCTCACGGTTAATGCATGCTGTAGTTGTTTAAAGGTGATAGTATCAGTTAAGACATATTAAATACTGAAGGCAAGGAAGTAGACGAGTCCATTCATCATATATAAATAATCTTTATCAAATGACACAAATAATTTCAAGTGGACAGCTATGAAAATGATTTGCATTCCCAAAACATATAATTTTTGTTTCACTTTGGATTTCTGTGTACAGTATGAACAAATCAGTAATACATTCATTTTTACTACATATTGCAGCGAACAATCatcccaaaagaaaaaaaaaatacttagaaTACAGTTCAACACAGAGCAGCACCCTCAGCATTTTCAACTCCTATTTCAAGAGCAGACACAGTGCATTAatgtggaaacaggaagtgcaaGGTGAATTAAAACAAAGTGGGAGATGCAACATATTCACTGAAGAGTTTTTGAGAGTCCCATTTAAAGCTGTGGGGATGATGCTTTCCATGTTACACTCAGAGGAAactcagaaaaaacaaaataaagcaagGCAGAATTAAAAGTAAACGACTAAAGTTTTAATAATTTGACTTCTGTTTATGTTGCCATTATATTCTTACATCAACTGACTTAGGTAATTTTACTGTTTAGTGTTTTAGTTTTTCCCACAACTAAGAGGAGAATGCACCAAAACTCTGCTGCCCAGACAGCAGCTCTCTGCACTGAGACACCGTAGTTAATATAGTTCTCAAGACATCATTGCTACATGTGCTGCCTTAGATATAATCCTCAGATGTTCACTctatttaaaacattaaaaggtTGGACGAATGTCATGAGCTCACCATTGCTCAGTTCACAAAAttcacacagatttttaacaggGTCGCAGTGTCAGACTGACAGAAATTAAAGGTGATGTGTGCActgaaaaaacaataacatgataaagttaatgcacgACTCTTCAGTAAGGCTCTCCTCTAACATAACATCTTTTTACAAAAACTTAGAAATCACTGCTTTAAAAATTAACTTTTAACAAAAGGTATTATACTCTTAAAGGGTCAGGTTGCATTTAGACAAGAATTTAAACTACGGGCAATAAGACTTCAATTCGTAAACATTTCTAAACACCATGAATATTAAAGCATTCTGAATCAATTGGCTACAGATGATACAGATTAGGAAATTCATGTCCATTGTAAGTATTCGgcctgtcttttctttttaaatgaaactttGGGTATTTATAGTTCTTTATATTTTGAAGTGAAGCATATTTTTACAGCAGGCACTTGTTAATTTGAATAAGAAATGCTAACACACAGTCTCTTTGGTAACTGGTGTTATAATTTAAGAACAGTGCTCTCCCTGAAAGAGAATAAATCTTAGAATGAAAAGACTCCGATTTACCATGGTCAGTCAGCTGTTACTGTGTATTTggaaagaaaattaaaacaaataaaacaaaaaataatgtaaaagaaCATAAAATTTAACTAAGATATGGCAACATCCATACTGGCAGCTATTAAGACAGTTTCAACCAAGAAATGGACTCTTTAGAATTTCAATACTAAAAAAACCTCTGGCAGTAAAGGGCTATTTGAAACTCTTAGTATtacctctgctgctgttttactttgaataaaaataaaaattgagcCAACTTTACATGACAACAAAATGTCAACATGCAAATTTCAAAAAATACAACTCATTtgaacaaaacatattttcctcGCACGAtcgatataacttaaagtataCATTCGTAGAAATCTATTGCTTTAGTCAACAGCATGCATCGCTTTAAAGTGCAAATAACATTCATTGGTTCAAATCAGTAAATCAACTACTGCATTAAATCAttcattgaaaataaaattcaacATAAATTGTAATTTGGCACAACATAACTGCAGACTGTCGTACGGACACATAAAATCATACAAAGTATAAAATAATCCAATGCAAATCCAACACAAAGAAGACACTAAAGTCAAGACAAATAACACCAGTAGCATGTAGTGTTGCATTAACAAGAGCTTGCATTGATGTTTGGAGTTGACAGAAGAAGAGAGGCTGCCTGGAGTTCAACGACTGTACAAATTAAGGTCACAAAAACGTCCGTCTACGCTTTCTCCTTCACTTTTTAGCCTCTACTGCATTTAACCATCTTTTATTATAAACTTCTGTAATACTGAACAACTGCACTGCATCAAAAAGACAGGGATACAGGACAGAATGTATGTTTAAAAAGACCTCACTGTGGTCAATTTTGAAACCTGGAGACATCCTAAATGGCAATTTTTAAGCCTGTTTATCCGGCGTCATCATTTTCTCTATTGCCTTTGGGAAAAAGTGACTTCTCGACCacatacaaaaaagaaacattttcacagcagctctgtggaggcAGGATCCTCCTTTGGCTTGTGCTCGCTCGGCAGTGGTTCACATTTCTTGCACACAAGGTGCATTTTCCGGAACTTGAGGAGTGTTTGGTAAGAAGCAGTTTCCATTTTTGAAGTGCTTTTAAAGTTTTAAGAAATTGCACCTAATCTTTGAGCTCATGATTCATCAACCACTAATATTAGACACTTCAGGAAATCTCAGCACCACACATTTACTTGTTTTTAGTCTGACAGTGAAGGATCACGTTCAATACCAGAGATCCAAGTGCTGTTTCACTCGAGATCTCAAGGCTTGGCTGACGACATAAGGTGGATTACCTCTTTAAAGCAAGTACTTCTCATGTTGTTGGAATCATATCCTGATAAACCATGGTTCATTTCTCTGTAGTGCAAAAATCAACaagtcaaaaacatttttcctgcAGTTGCTGCTCTTCACAGACAGGTCCATATTAGCAGAGTTTCCTATTAAAGTTACCTTAACTTACTCCGCATTCAGTTATTGAGTTGTCCAGGctggtgtatatatatatgtgtgtatgtgtgtgtgtgtgtgtgtgtgtgtgtgtgtgtttctaacaTGACTCAgacatgtttatgtgtgtgctgTGGGAACATGCGCAGTGCTCCCATAATGAATGATATAGTAGTCATGGACGTACATCAACACGGCGACAGGCTGGCCGATGATGAGTGACATCCACACAGCAGCGTTGCCGTAGTTTCCGTTCAAATATCGACCCACAAACCACGCCAGAGGCACCTGAGGAGATTAAAGTGCAGAGGTCAAAGTGTGTTGGTCTACAGCAGAGGAGGCAAAATGGTTTGTGACCGTTCGACGTATCTTACCTGAGCCATCATTCCCATAAAGGCCCACAGTCGGAACATTTTCAGCGGAACGCTCACCAGGAGCTGAAGAAGATAGAGAAAGAAATACACttaattatttttgaaaaacatacacaacatcaaactgactcagcagcagcacCTCACAACTGTCAGACTTTGGTAGTGTTTTGTGTCACACTTAATGCTGCTGGTTTACCTCATGGAAGAAGGCAGACACCAGGAAGACAGCGGTTTGAGCCAGAAACTTATTGACCCCCCTCCTCAACATGGGCTTATAGAAGTGTCTgtaatacacacagacatgattaagcacaaacacagacacttgACAAGTTACACTGATCTTTATCTCTTAGATAAATGCCTGCCCACACTTCCATTTCTTTTATCATTGTAgttttggattttattttacCCAGATTACAACAAGAATGCGAGACCAAAACATCAAACGGGATGTCAATGCCATGGAGAGATGTAGAaagtgtgtgtgctcacctcaGACACCACTTGTGAACTGGGATATTCCAGTTGGACCAGAAATATGTGACAGTCTCGGAGTTCCTGCAGTGACCAAAAATGGCACAGTGTGAGAATTTGGCATTGAGTGATCTGGATGATGGCTGATGAGTGACTCAATGTTCCTCTGACTCACCACCAGTCTTTGTAAAACTCTCTGTCTCCAAACTGCATCAGCTCTGCCACAAAGTTCAAAGAAGAGTGGAAAAACCAATAGAAGAATATTAACCATATCAGATGGTTAGGGACCTGGGAGAGGACAAGGAtaggaggagagcagaggggaGGTGAgggggagaagaggagaggaaaggacagGGTCAGGGGATAAGTTAGGAAAGAGGAGGTGCCTGGGTTGGTGTGGTTACACTATAGTTGTCA carries:
- the LOC117263704 gene encoding cilia- and flagella-associated protein 20; translation: MFKNTFQSGFLSILYSIGSKPLQIWDKKVRNGHIKRITDNDIHSLVLEVEGTNVSTTYITCPADPKKTLGIKLPFLVMIIKNLKKYFTFEVQVLDDKNVRRRFRASNYQSTTRVKPFICTMPMRLDDGWNQIQFNLSDFTRRAYGTNYIETLRVQIHANCRIRRVYFSDRLYSEEELPAEFKLYLPVQNQKAKQ